A part of Aegilops tauschii subsp. strangulata cultivar AL8/78 chromosome 2, Aet v6.0, whole genome shotgun sequence genomic DNA contains:
- the LOC109756835 gene encoding ER membrane protein complex subunit 8/9 homolog has translation MGVECRYELAQAAYVKLALHALKHPAAAVNGLLVGRLADPAASPAVVSVADAVPLSHQPHHLPLLPTLELALTLVEDHFQAQGLAVVGYYHANARRDDADLPAVAKRVGDHIFRYFPRAAVLLLDNVKLEEVVKGSSRDAVVQLYTRDSSKSWRQAGSDGSSQLKLKEPSTNVVLADHVTTKKWQKVVDFDDHLDDISKDWLNASLLG, from the exons ATGGGCGTGGAGTGCCGGTACGAGCTCGCGCAGGCGGCGTACGTGAAGCTCGCGCTGCACGCGCTCAAGCACCCGGCGGCGGCCGTCAACGGGCTCCTCGTCGGCCGCCTGGCGGACCCGGCCGCCTCCCCGGCCGTCGTCTCGGTCGCCGACGCCGTGCCGCTCTCCCaccagccgcaccacctcccgCTGCTCCCCACGCTCGAGCTCGCGCTCACCCTCGTCGAGGACCACTTCCAGGCGcagggcctcgccgtcgtcggaTACTACCACGCCAACGCGCGCCGCGACGACGCCGACCTCCCCGCCGTCGCCAAGCGCGTCGGGGACCACATCTTCCGCTACTTCCCCCGCGCCGCGGTGCTGCTG CTGGACAACGTGAAGCTCGAGGAGGTGGTGAAGGGGAGCAGTCGCGATGCCGTTGTTCAG CTATACACCAGGGATTCATCAAAAAGCTGGCGTCAGGCTGGATCAGATGGAAGTAGTCAGCTCAAACTGAAAGAGCCATCTACAAATGTGGTCTTAGCTGATCATGTTACCACGAAGAAATGGCAGAAAGTTGTTGATTTCGACGACCACCTCGATGATATCAGCAA GGACTGGTTGAACGCAAGCCTGCTTGGTTGA